DNA from Paratractidigestivibacter faecalis:
GTGCGGCTGCTCAACATGGCACGCGTCGAGGAGGTGCGCCTCGAGGACGCGGCGGCGCCCGACGGCGCCATCGCGCTGCGCGTCTCGCGCAACCACGACAGGCACGTGCCCGACCCCTACGTCTCGTGGACGCCGGTGCTGCCCAAGAACGTGGTGAACCCGCTCGAGCCCAGGATCGGCGACGACTGGCGCGAGGAGGGGCTGCGCTGCGACCTTCTGGTGCTCGCCTGCGGCGGGCGCGCGGACGACGGGCTCTTCTTCGAGCTTCAGAAGGTCCATGCGGCCCCCGAGCTGCGAAACCTCGGGGACGCCTTTGCCCCGGGGCGCGTTCTGGAGGCCGTTCGGGCGGCGTACAGGCTCGGCTGCGCGCTCTAGGGACCCGCGGCCGCAGGCACGTTGTTGACAAGAAATGCGAACGCGCCGAGGCGTGGCCCCTGGCGCGAAGGGAGGAACATGGCTATGGAGCTAACGCCTGCTCAGCAGGCGCTCCTGGACGGCTCGCGCGGACCGGCGATGGCCAAGGTCGTGCGGACGCTCGTGATGTACGGCGAGTGCTTTGGCGCCCGCAGGATGGTCGAGGTGACGGGGGCGCGCGGCCATCTGGTCACGAGCTTCGGGCTGAGCATGCTCAAGCCCGTCTACGACCTCATGGACGAGCTCGTGGCGGGAGGGGCCGTGAGCGGCCAGGAGTTCAGCGCCGACCCGCGGCCGCTTGACCCTGCGGTGCCCGCAAACCCGCTGCAGCGCCTCGTCTTCAAGGTGATGTACTCCAAGCAGGCCGATTACGAGGCGCAGCTCGGGGCCATGGGCCTCATGGGAGGCGACGCCTTCACCTGCACCTGCTACATGCCCGAGGTCGGAAACCGCCCGGGCCGCGGCGACGTCTTGAGCTGGGCCGAGAGCAGCGCCGTCGTCTTTGCCAACTCGGTGCTGGGCGCCCGCTGCAACCGCAACTCGGGCATCATCGAGATGTTCGGCTCCATCGCGGGCTTCGTGCCGGAGTTCGGGCTTCTCACCGACGAGGGGAGAAGGGCCACCTGGGTCGTCGAGGTGGCGTGCGAGCACCGGCCCGAGCCGCAGGTGCTCGGAAGCGCCATCGGCATGAGGGTGATGGAGGAGGTGCCCTACATCAAGGGCCTCGGCCGCTGGCTGGGGGACTCCCTGGACGGCAGCGCCGAGGACTACCTCAAGGACATGGGCGCCGCAGCCGCCTCCAACGGCGCCGTGGGGCTCTACCACGTTGACGGCCTCACGCCCGAGGCCGTCGAGCTCGGCGAGTCCGGCCTCGTGGCGCCGGGCGCCAAGGTCTACCGCATAGACGACGCGGAGCTCGAACGCGTGCGCTCCGGCTACCCCGTCATGTGGAAGAGGCCCGCGGACAAGCCCAAGCTCTGCTTCATAGGCTGCCCGCACCTCTCGTCCGCGCAGCTCGCGGACTGGTCTGACCGCATCGTCGAGGGGCTTGCCGCCGCAGGAAAGAGGCGCGTCCAGGTGCCGACCGTCCTCACGGCCGCCCCGGCCGTGGCCCGCTCCTTCGAGGGGACCGCGGCCGCGGAGCGCCTTGCGGCGACGGGCGCCGTCGTCTCGAGCATCTGCCCGCTCATGTACACCAACAACCCGCTGTGCGGCCGCATGCCCATGGCGACCAACTCCAACAAGCTGCGCACCTACTCCACGGCGCGCTACTACACCGACGACGAGGTGCTGGCCCTGGTGACCCGCGGCCACGCCGACGAGAGGGGAGGCGACCGCTGATGCCCAAGGTCTTCAAGGGACGCGTGGTGGTCCCGGGCACCGCGAGTGCGGAGGCGCTCGTCTCGCACGGAGGGCTCAACACGCTGGCGTCCTTCCAGAAGGCGCTGATGTTCGGCGACGGGAAGGCCACCTGCTCGGACCAGAACAACCCCGACCTCTACGGCCGCGCGATGGCGGGCAAGGCGCTCTGCCTGCCGATGACCATCGGCTCCACCACGGGGGGCATGGTGCTCTTCTGCGCGGCCAAGATGGGTAGGCAGCCCGCGTGCCTGCTCTTCTCCAAGCCCATAGACAGCCTTGCCGCGGCGGGGGCCATCCTCACGGGCGTGTGGGCCGAGGCCGCGATGCCCACCGTCGACTGCCTTGGAGACGAGTTCCTGGAGGCGGTCCGCACGGGGGACGCCGTGAGGGTCGAGGCCGACGGCACCGTCACGGTGGGGTAGCGGCGCGGGGCGCCCGGGGCCTTGGCAGCTTCTCGCCGGCAGGGCCCTCCGGCTTTGTGTATTAAATCATTGATACAGGAAGCCCCAATTGGTGCAAAAGGCCCGTGCATGCACGCGCCAAAAGCAAACAGGCCCGCTTTGTGTATCAACTTCTCAATACACAAAGCGGGCCTCAGCGGAGAAGTGCCTGTCCGCGTGGTGGCAGGAGCGCGGACCTGCGTTTACACTCTCATCGCTCTCATCGCGTTCAGGATGGCGATGATCGCCACGCCCACGTCGCCGAAGACGGCCAGCCACATGTTGGCCACGCCCAGGGCCGCCAGGACGAGGATGACCAGCTTCACTGCCAGGGCAAACACGATGTTCTGCCACACGATGCCCATGGTCTTTCTCGCCAGGCGCATGGCCCGGGCGATGTTGGAGGGCTTGTCGTCCATGAGGACCACATCGGCGGCCTCGATGGCGGCGTCGGAGCCCATGGCGCCCATGGCAATGCCCACGTCCGCGCGGGTGAGCACCGGCGCGTCGTTGATTCCATCGCCGACAAAGGCAAGCTTGTGGTGGCCCTCCTCGTCGGCCAGGAGCGTCTCCACCCGCTCGACCTTGTCCGCGGGCAGGAGCTGCGCGTGGTACTCGTCCAGGTCCAGCTGCGCGGCCACGGCGGCGGCCACTTCCTCGCGGTCTCCCGTGAGCATCACGCAGCGGCGGACGCCGGCGGCGTGCAGGTCGCCGATGGTTCGGGCGGCGTCGTCCTTGACGGTGTCGGCGATGACCACGTGGCCCAGGTAGCGACCGTCCGCGGCCACGTGGAGGATTGTGCCAACCACGTCGCAGGCCGGCGCCTCCACGCCGTGGGCGGCCATGAGCTTGGCGTTGCCCACCAGCACCTCGCGCCCGTCGACGCGGGCACAGACGCCGTGGCCGGACTCCTCGGCGGCGTCGCTCAAGCGGGCCTGGTCGACCTGGGCTCCGTACGCGCGGCGGACGGACGCCGCGATGGGGTGGTCACTGAAGGACTCGGCGTGCGCAGCCAGCTCCAGCAGCTCGTCGCTCTGGACGCCGTCTGCCGGGTGGACGGCAACCACGTCGAAGGTGCCGTTGGTGAGGGTGCCGGTCTTGTCGAAGACCACGGTGTCCACCTCAGAGAGAGCCTCCAGGTAGTTGGAGCCCTTGACCAGGACGCCGATCTGCGAGGCGCCGCCGATGCCGCCGAAGAACGAGAGCGGCACGCTGATCACCAGCGCGCAGGGGCAGGAGACCACCAGGAAGGTCAGGCCGCGCAAGATCCAGTCCGCCCAGGCGCCGGTCAGAAGGCCGCCGCCCACGGCCAGCAGCGCGGCGGCACCGGTGACGGCCGGCGTGTAGACGCGGGCGAAGCGCGTGATGAAGTTCTCGGTGCGGGCCTTCTTCTCGCTGGCGTTCTCCACGAGCTCCAGGATGCGGCTCACGGTGGACTCGCCGAAGGGCTTGGTGGTGCGCACGCGCAGCACGCCCGTCATGTTGATGCAGCCTGAGATGACCTCGTCGCCGGCCTCGGCGTGGCGCGGGACGGACTCGCCGGTGAGGGCGGCGGTGTCCAGCTGCGTTGTGCCCTCCAAGATGACGCCGTCGATGGGCACGCGCTCGCCGGGCTTGACCACAATGACGTCACCCACGGCAACCTCGTCGGGGCCCACCTGCGCAAGGTCGCCGTTGCGCTCCACGTTGGCAAAGTCGGGCGCGATGTCCATCATGGCGGCGATGGACTTGCGGCTCTTGCCCACGGCGTAGGCCTGGAAAATCTCTCCCACCTGGTAGAAGAGCATGACGGCCGCGCCCTCGGCCATGTGCGGCTCGGTCTGGGGGAAGAGCACCATGGCAAACGCGCCGATGGTGGCCACCGTCATGAGGAAGTTCTCGTCAAAGACCTTGCCGTGGCGGATGTTGCCCCAGGCCTTTTGCAGGACGTCGTGGCCGGCTATGGCATAGGGGACGAGGAACAGCGCAAAGCTCGCGTACACCGCGCCCGTGGTGCCAAAGAGGCTGGCGAGAAGCCCGAGCTCGTCTGCGGCCAGGACCGCAAAGAACACGGCCAGCGCCACGCCGATGCGCCGCGCCTTGTGCTCCAACGACTCCTTCTTCCTGCGCTTCTTTTTCTTCTTGTTGGTGCTGCTGGCAGCCATCGATCTCTCCTTAAGGCTGAACATATGAACATGCGCTCATACATACGGTGCAAGAAAGGCCGCAACGTGGTGCGGCCGGGTGACTAGACCAGGATCTCGCAATCGGGCTCGGCTTCCTCGGTGTAGTCGATGACGCGCTGGAGCACGTCATCGAACTCGGCGTCGGCGGCCTCGAGGGTGAGCTTCTGGGTCATGAAGTTCACGGAGACCGAGGTCACGCCCTCGAGCTTGGCCAGGCCCTCCTGCAGCTCGCGGGCGCAGTTGGCGCAGTCGATCTCGTCGAGCTTGAATGCCTTCTTCATGGTGGGTTCCCTTCCGTTGTGGGCTGATTCCAGGGTTGATGTGCCGCGCCGGGTGCTTCTCGCCGCGTCGCGCTACTCGCAGACGTGGGAGAGACCGACGTTCAGCATGGTGTAGACGTGGTCGTCGGCCAGGGAGTAGACCACGTTGCGGCCGTCGCGCTCGCACTTGACGAGGTGGGCCTGCTTGAGCGTGCGCAGCTGGTGGCTGACGGCGCTCTGCGTGGTGCCCGTCTCGTCCGCGATGTCCGCGACGCAGAGGTCGCGTCCCATGAGGCAGAACAGGATCTTGATGCGCGTGGTGTCCGAGAAGACCTTGAACAGGTCGGCCAGGTCATAGAGAAGCTCCTCGTCGGGCAGCTCCTCTGGCGACTCTCCGACCGGGATTCCCTCGCACATGCCTCCTCCTTTCTGAACATATGAGCAAACTCTCAATCGATACTACATGCCATTGATTGTATGAGCATGTGTTCACATGTCAATAGGAATCTCACCGTCCTCGCAAATTGGGGACGTGTTCAAATTTGCGCAAAAAGGGGACAGGCTAGCTGGCCGTAACGCCGGCAGGAAGCAACCTGTCCCAAGTTTGCGAAAAAACGAACACGTCCCCAATTTGCGGGGGGGGCGGCGAGAAAAGAGGCCGCCCGGTTGGGGCGGCCTCGATGCAAGTCAGGTTGTTGCGGGGGAGTGCTAGGCGAAGTCGATTTCGCCGGTCTCTGCGTTCATGCCGGAGACGATGGCCAGGCTCTCCACCTGGTAGCCGCGCTCGCGCAGGCTTTTGCCTCCGGGCTGGAAGTCCTTCTCGATGGCGATACCGATGCCCTCGACCACGACGCCGGCCTCCTCGCAGATTTCGAGCAGGCCGTTGAGGGCGCAGCCCATGGCCAGGAAGTCGTCGAGGATGATGACGTGCTCACCGCGCTCGAGGAAGCGCTTGGCGACGATGACCTCGTAGGTGCGGCCCTTGGTGTAGCTCTTGATCTGGGTGCGGTACTGCTCGCCGTCGAGGTTCTTGGACTCGGTCTTGCGGGCGAACACCACAGGCGCGTTGTGGAAGTGGGTGGCGGCCACGCAGGCGATGCCGATGCCGGAAGACTCGATGGTCAGAATCTTGTCGACCTTCTTGCCCTCAAAAAGGCGGGCCCACTCGGCGCCCATTTGGTCGTAAAGCGCGACGTCGCACTTGTGGTTGAGGAAGCTGTCGACCTTCAGGACGTTGCCCTCACGAACGATGCCATCCTGGCGAATGCGGTCCTCGAGCTCCTTCATGCGGAAGTCCTCCTGAGCGGCTTGTGGTGTGCAATCCTGAAAAAACGGTTGCAGTCCATAATGCCACGTTCGCAGCCGTTGCGGGGCCAAAACCTACCGTTTGCCGGCAGATTCCCTGCATTTCTTGGCTAATATGTGCTCATGGAGAAGAGCAACCTCACATACAGGGACTACGCGCGCCTGGCGCGGCTGCCGCTAGACGAGCTTGCGGCCGGCTGCGAGGCACAGGCCTTCCACGCCTCGGGTCCCGGCGGGCAGTGCATGAACACCACGGACTCCGCCGTGCGCATGACGCACCGCGCCACGGGCATCACCGTGACCTCGCGGGAGTCCCGCA
Protein-coding regions in this window:
- a CDS encoding xanthine phosphoribosyltransferase, which codes for MKELEDRIRQDGIVREGNVLKVDSFLNHKCDVALYDQMGAEWARLFEGKKVDKILTIESSGIGIACVAATHFHNAPVVFARKTESKNLDGEQYRTQIKSYTKGRTYEVIVAKRFLERGEHVIILDDFLAMGCALNGLLEICEEAGVVVEGIGIAIEKDFQPGGKSLRERGYQVESLAIVSGMNAETGEIDFA
- a CDS encoding aconitase X, which encodes MAMELTPAQQALLDGSRGPAMAKVVRTLVMYGECFGARRMVEVTGARGHLVTSFGLSMLKPVYDLMDELVAGGAVSGQEFSADPRPLDPAVPANPLQRLVFKVMYSKQADYEAQLGAMGLMGGDAFTCTCYMPEVGNRPGRGDVLSWAESSAVVFANSVLGARCNRNSGIIEMFGSIAGFVPEFGLLTDEGRRATWVVEVACEHRPEPQVLGSAIGMRVMEEVPYIKGLGRWLGDSLDGSAEDYLKDMGAAAASNGAVGLYHVDGLTPEAVELGESGLVAPGAKVYRIDDAELERVRSGYPVMWKRPADKPKLCFIGCPHLSSAQLADWSDRIVEGLAAAGKRRVQVPTVLTAAPAVARSFEGTAAAERLAATGAVVSSICPLMYTNNPLCGRMPMATNSNKLRTYSTARYYTDDEVLALVTRGHADERGGDR
- a CDS encoding ArsR/SmtB family transcription factor, whose product is MCEGIPVGESPEELPDEELLYDLADLFKVFSDTTRIKILFCLMGRDLCVADIADETGTTQSAVSHQLRTLKQAHLVKCERDGRNVVYSLADDHVYTMLNVGLSHVCE
- a CDS encoding aconitase X swivel domain-containing protein; the protein is MPKVFKGRVVVPGTASAEALVSHGGLNTLASFQKALMFGDGKATCSDQNNPDLYGRAMAGKALCLPMTIGSTTGGMVLFCAAKMGRQPACLLFSKPIDSLAAAGAILTGVWAEAAMPTVDCLGDEFLEAVRTGDAVRVEADGTVTVG
- a CDS encoding heavy metal translocating P-type ATPase, coding for MAASSTNKKKKKRRKKESLEHKARRIGVALAVFFAVLAADELGLLASLFGTTGAVYASFALFLVPYAIAGHDVLQKAWGNIRHGKVFDENFLMTVATIGAFAMVLFPQTEPHMAEGAAVMLFYQVGEIFQAYAVGKSRKSIAAMMDIAPDFANVERNGDLAQVGPDEVAVGDVIVVKPGERVPIDGVILEGTTQLDTAALTGESVPRHAEAGDEVISGCINMTGVLRVRTTKPFGESTVSRILELVENASEKKARTENFITRFARVYTPAVTGAAALLAVGGGLLTGAWADWILRGLTFLVVSCPCALVISVPLSFFGGIGGASQIGVLVKGSNYLEALSEVDTVVFDKTGTLTNGTFDVVAVHPADGVQSDELLELAAHAESFSDHPIAASVRRAYGAQVDQARLSDAAEESGHGVCARVDGREVLVGNAKLMAAHGVEAPACDVVGTILHVAADGRYLGHVVIADTVKDDAARTIGDLHAAGVRRCVMLTGDREEVAAAVAAQLDLDEYHAQLLPADKVERVETLLADEEGHHKLAFVGDGINDAPVLTRADVGIAMGAMGSDAAIEAADVVLMDDKPSNIARAMRLARKTMGIVWQNIVFALAVKLVILVLAALGVANMWLAVFGDVGVAIIAILNAMRAMRV
- a CDS encoding cation transporter, producing the protein MKKAFKLDEIDCANCARELQEGLAKLEGVTSVSVNFMTQKLTLEAADAEFDDVLQRVIDYTEEAEPDCEILV